In one Streptomyces sp. T12 genomic region, the following are encoded:
- a CDS encoding TetR/AcrR family transcriptional regulator, which produces MGTGESPRRVAMTPAARRVLEAAARLFYERGIHAVGVDLIAAEAGVTKKTLYDRFGSKEQIVVEYLADRDERWRAFLAQHLEAARPTSAASRVTAVFDASRAWSAEYSSKGCSMVNAHAEISDPAHPAYPIITGQKQWMLALFTDLAREIAPDAACRLGRTLMLLHEGALVAHGLNSFADPIGHAREQAQALLAATGASAGER; this is translated from the coding sequence ATGGGTACCGGCGAGAGTCCGCGGCGGGTCGCGATGACGCCTGCCGCACGGCGCGTCCTGGAGGCCGCCGCGAGGCTGTTCTACGAGCGCGGCATCCATGCCGTCGGGGTGGACCTGATCGCCGCCGAGGCCGGGGTGACGAAGAAGACCCTCTACGACCGCTTCGGTTCCAAGGAGCAGATCGTCGTGGAGTACCTCGCGGATCGTGACGAACGCTGGCGTGCCTTCCTGGCCCAGCACCTCGAAGCCGCACGGCCGACGTCGGCGGCGTCGCGCGTCACAGCCGTCTTCGACGCCTCACGCGCGTGGTCGGCGGAGTACAGCTCCAAGGGGTGCAGCATGGTCAACGCGCACGCCGAGATCAGCGATCCCGCCCACCCGGCCTACCCGATCATCACCGGGCAAAAGCAGTGGATGCTCGCCCTGTTCACCGACCTCGCCCGGGAGATCGCCCCGGACGCGGCCTGCCGTCTGGGCCGGACGCTCATGCTGCTCCACGAAGGGGCGCTCGTCGCCCATGGCCTGAACAGCTTCGCGGACCCCATCGGCCACGCCCGCGAACAGGCGCAGGCGCTCCTCGCCGCTACTGGGGCCTCCGCGGGGGAGCGTTGA
- a CDS encoding wax ester/triacylglycerol synthase family O-acyltransferase, with amino-acid sequence MTSDPLAPLDLAFWNIESAEHPMHLGALGVFTAHSPTAGAHAADLLAARAAAVPGLRMRIRDAWQPLDLLQPFSFGGAAREPAPDFDPLDHVRLHAPTGDFQAVAGRLMERPLERGRPPWEAHVLPGEDGVSFAVLFKFHHALADGLRALTLAAAVLDPMDLPARRPRPEEPRRGLLPDVRKLPGLLRGAVSDVGRALDIGASVAVSTLDVRSSSALTAESSGTRRTAGVVVDIDDVHVIRKAVGGTVNDVLIAVVAGALRRWLDERGDGSEGVAPRALIPVSKRRPRTAHPQGNRLSGYLIRLPVDDPDPLRRLATVRTAMDRNKDAGPNRGAGAVALLADHVPALGHRLGGPLVGQAARLWFDILVTSVPLPGIGLKLGGHPVTEVYPFAPLARGQSLAVAVSTYRGRVHYGLVADAEAVPDLDVLARAVSEEVAELITACGP; translated from the coding sequence TTGACTTCTGACCCGCTCGCCCCTCTCGACCTGGCGTTCTGGAACATCGAGTCCGCCGAACACCCCATGCACCTGGGCGCGCTCGGCGTGTTCACAGCGCACTCGCCCACCGCCGGCGCCCATGCGGCCGACCTGCTCGCCGCCCGCGCCGCCGCCGTGCCGGGACTGCGGATGCGCATCCGTGACGCCTGGCAGCCGCTGGACCTCCTCCAGCCGTTCTCGTTCGGTGGCGCGGCCCGCGAGCCCGCTCCCGACTTCGACCCCCTGGACCACGTCCGGCTGCACGCCCCGACCGGCGACTTCCAGGCTGTGGCGGGCCGGCTCATGGAACGCCCGCTGGAGCGCGGCCGGCCGCCGTGGGAGGCGCATGTGCTGCCGGGGGAGGACGGCGTGTCCTTCGCCGTGCTGTTCAAGTTCCACCACGCCCTCGCCGACGGGCTGAGGGCGCTGACCCTCGCCGCCGCCGTCCTGGACCCGATGGACCTGCCCGCGCGAAGGCCCCGCCCCGAGGAGCCCCGGCGCGGTCTCCTCCCGGATGTGCGCAAGCTGCCGGGGCTGCTGCGCGGCGCCGTGTCCGACGTGGGCCGGGCCCTCGACATCGGGGCCTCCGTCGCCGTGTCCACCTTGGACGTGCGCTCGTCGTCCGCGCTGACCGCGGAGTCGAGCGGCACCCGCCGTACCGCCGGAGTCGTGGTCGACATCGACGACGTGCACGTGATCCGCAAGGCCGTCGGCGGCACCGTCAACGACGTCCTCATCGCGGTCGTCGCGGGCGCCCTGCGCCGTTGGCTCGACGAACGCGGCGACGGCAGCGAGGGCGTCGCGCCCCGCGCCCTGATCCCCGTCTCCAAGCGCCGGCCGCGCACCGCGCACCCGCAGGGCAACCGGCTCTCCGGCTACTTGATACGGCTTCCGGTCGACGACCCCGACCCGCTGCGCCGCCTCGCCACGGTCCGTACCGCCATGGACCGCAACAAGGACGCCGGCCCCAACCGGGGCGCGGGCGCCGTCGCCCTGCTCGCCGACCACGTGCCGGCGCTCGGCCACCGGCTCGGCGGACCGCTGGTCGGCCAGGCCGCCCGGCTCTGGTTCGACATCCTGGTCACCAGCGTGCCGCTGCCCGGCATCGGCCTGAAGCTCGGCGGCCACCCCGTCACCGAGGTCTACCCCTTCGCCCCGCTGGCTCGCGGGCAGTCCCTGGCGGTGGCCGTCTCGACGTACCGCGGACGCGTCCACTACGGACTCGTCGCCGACGCCGAGGCCGTACCGGACCTCGACGTCCTCGCCAGGGCGGTGTCCGAGGAGGTGGCGGAGCTGATCACCGCCTGCGGTCCCTGA
- a CDS encoding SDR family NAD(P)-dependent oxidoreductase — translation MTVTEEGSATTHEVVHEPGDEVVHGPGIDPERLAVCLSVLDELDKLEVDHPDAIAVRRATAGIYRTVKQRRRQERRAAKTAHDKAVTEATATGSAQRIDDETEGILPSSVTEEGKIAGILQRPRSCYTCKTRYVEVDYFYHQLCPDCAALNRAKRDVRADLTGKRALLTGGRAKIGMYIALRLLRDGAHTTITTRFPKDAIRRFKAMDDSADWMHRLEVVGIDLRDPAQAVALADQVAEAGPLDILINNATQTVRRLPSAYAALVDGESAPLPAGELPAHHVIGAFNSGAVDGIAALPLGTSGLDAQKVADLALVAGNASVARHLDGTAIDAGGLVPDVVDSNTWVQTIEQISPVELLETQLCNYTAPFILISKLRPAMADAAKKATSGRAYVVNVSAMEGVFGRGYKGAGHPNTNAAKAAMNMVTRTSAQEMFQTDGILMTSVDTGWITDERPHFDKLRLAEEGFHAPLDLVDGAARVYDPVVRGEAGDDVYGVFLKDYAPGKW, via the coding sequence ATGACGGTGACAGAGGAAGGCTCGGCGACGACGCACGAGGTCGTGCACGAGCCCGGTGACGAGGTCGTCCACGGCCCCGGCATCGACCCGGAGCGGCTGGCCGTCTGCCTCAGCGTGCTCGACGAGCTCGACAAGCTGGAGGTCGACCACCCCGACGCCATCGCCGTGCGCCGGGCCACCGCCGGCATCTACCGCACCGTCAAGCAGCGCCGCCGCCAGGAGCGCCGGGCCGCCAAGACCGCCCACGACAAGGCGGTCACGGAGGCCACGGCGACCGGCTCCGCCCAGCGCATCGACGACGAGACCGAGGGCATCCTCCCGTCGTCGGTGACCGAGGAGGGCAAGATCGCGGGGATACTCCAGCGCCCGCGCTCCTGCTACACCTGCAAGACCCGGTACGTGGAAGTCGACTACTTCTACCACCAGCTCTGTCCGGACTGCGCCGCCCTGAACCGGGCCAAGCGCGACGTCCGCGCCGACCTCACCGGCAAGCGCGCCCTGCTCACCGGCGGCCGCGCCAAGATCGGCATGTACATCGCGCTCAGGCTGCTGCGCGACGGCGCGCACACCACGATCACCACGCGCTTCCCGAAGGACGCCATCCGCCGCTTCAAGGCCATGGACGACTCGGCGGACTGGATGCACCGCCTGGAGGTCGTCGGCATCGACCTGCGCGACCCGGCCCAGGCCGTGGCCCTGGCCGACCAGGTCGCCGAGGCGGGCCCGCTCGACATCCTCATCAACAACGCGACGCAGACCGTACGCCGTCTGCCCTCCGCCTACGCCGCCCTGGTCGACGGCGAGAGCGCCCCGCTGCCCGCCGGTGAGCTCCCCGCCCACCACGTCATCGGCGCCTTCAACTCCGGCGCGGTCGACGGCATCGCCGCGCTGCCCCTCGGCACCAGCGGCCTCGACGCACAGAAGGTCGCCGACCTCGCCCTGGTCGCGGGCAACGCCAGCGTCGCCCGGCACCTCGACGGCACCGCGATCGACGCGGGCGGCCTCGTCCCCGACGTCGTCGACTCCAACACCTGGGTGCAGACCATCGAGCAGATCTCCCCGGTGGAGCTCCTCGAGACCCAACTGTGCAACTACACCGCGCCGTTCATCCTGATCAGCAAGCTCCGCCCGGCCATGGCCGACGCCGCCAAGAAGGCGACGAGCGGGCGTGCGTACGTCGTGAACGTCTCGGCGATGGAAGGCGTCTTCGGCCGCGGCTACAAGGGCGCGGGCCACCCGAACACCAACGCCGCCAAGGCCGCGATGAACATGGTCACGCGCACCAGTGCCCAGGAGATGTTCCAGACCGACGGCATCCTCATGACCTCGGTCGACACCGGCTGGATCACCGACGAGCGCCCCCACTTCGACAAGCTGCGCCTCGCCGAGG